The following coding sequences are from one Lolium rigidum isolate FL_2022 chromosome 6, APGP_CSIRO_Lrig_0.1, whole genome shotgun sequence window:
- the LOC124664399 gene encoding putative F-box protein At2g02030, translating to MRCFFLPRSTNTKVPYGYGGASSSSVQKYHAMDMKVCKRRKTTKLPPPAELLDELVTEILLRLPVKSLLRFKSVSKAWRAIISDPFFIRSHLQQSASRWRQNPSLLVTPHTLFHVIEGEPWPSTFSTDISFYQWQQPSSEEEESEARFVMHTDDFLEEFNSVCYFAHCDGLVVAPTNTNVYLFNPATRDAMRLPINNRNKMYQYQACLPVGLGRDPRTGRHKVVRAFYRSRDPLTGVHDMGMEVFTVGVDSVSWREITPNPLYPVTVWITPVFAKGALFWIIDKPGLDPSPCGILRLSLDDESFSVTHLPDSLDPALDDSFILDEVHGELFLTAFSSSELSRRKPSTSGRWWNKTRDGSTATPSTSPGWRARWLSSRVAAR from the exons ATGCGATGCTTCTTCCTACCCCGTAGTACCAACACGAAAGTCCCATACGGATATGGTGGTGCTTCCTCATCTTCAGTACAGAAG TACCACGCCATGGACATGAAGGTTTGCAAGAGGAGAAAGACGACCAAGCTGCCTCCTCCGGCCGAGCTGCTGGACGAGCTTGTCACTGAGATCCTCCTCCGGCTGCCTGTCAAGTCCCTCCTGCGGTTCAAGTCTGTGAGCAAGGCGTGGCGCGCAATCATCTCCGACCCCTTCTTCATCCGCTCGCATCTCCAGCAATCTGCCTCCAGATGGAGGCAGAACCCATCGCTGCTCGTCACTCCGCACACGCTGTTTCACGTCATCGAGGGCGAGCCTTGGCCTTCCACCTTCTCCACCGATATCAGCTTCTACCAGTGGCAGCAGCCCTCCTCCGAAGAGGAGGAATCTGAGGCGAGGTTCGTCATGCACACCGACGACTTCCTCGAGGAGTTCAACTCGGTGTGCTACTTTGCGCACTGCGACGGCTTGGTGGTGGCCCCTACCAACACCAACGTCTACCTCTTCAACCCTGCCACCAGGGACGCCATGCGGCTGCCTATCAACAACCGCAACAAGATGTACCAGTACCAGGCCTGCCTCCCAGTAGGGCTTGGCCGGGACCCTCGCACCGGCAGGCACAAGGTGGTCCGGGCCTTCTACCGCTCCAGGGACCCTCTCACGGGCGTCCACGACATGGGGATGGAGGTGTTCACTGTTGGCGTTGATTCAGTTTCATGGAGGGAAATCACGCCCAATCCACTGTACCCTGTCACCGTGTGGATCACCCCTGTGTTCGCCAAGGGGGCACTGTTCTGGATCATTGACAAGCCCGGTCTCGATCCGAGCCCATGCGGCATCCTCCGCCTCAGCCTGGACGATGAGAGCTTCAGCGTCACACACCTGCCCGACTCGCTGGACCCTGCCCTGGACGACTCCTTCATCCTGGACGAGGTGCACGGCGAGCTCTTCCTCACCGCCTTCAGCAGCAGCGAGCTGTCCCGGCGGAAGCCCTCAACATCTGGACGCTGGTGGAACAAGACACGCGATGGGAGCACCGCTACACCCTCGACATCTCCAGGATGGCGCGCCCGGTGGCTCTCCTCCCGGGTGGCGGCGCGATGA